In Fusarium oxysporum Fo47 chromosome IX, complete sequence, the following proteins share a genomic window:
- a CDS encoding glycosyl hydrolase has protein sequence MITYLSHKAWFMPYPTKFVGLALISLLTCLTQADDFRPLYHFVPEQNWMNEPNGLIKIGSQWHLFFQHNPTGNFWGNLSWGHATSTDLIDWNHLPVAISSANGVQAFTGTSYFDEANTSGLGTSENPPYLAFYTGYFPDTGVQDQRLAYSLDQGETWIKYSENPIISQAQEKPHDITGGLETRDPKVFFDAATKTWVMVLAHGGQNKLSFWTSPDAKTWTWHNDLTDDGIPGLPSDITGWEVPDLFNLPVEGSSDTKWVLIVTPAQGSPAGGNGVFAVTGSFDGATFTLDPVDPTNMWLDFGRDWDGVYSWENVPTSDGRKILASVMNSYGVDPPTNAWKGMLSFPRTLQLREIGGELRFIQQPVIELESVGTSLGNIANQTLEPGTTLLSDYRGTALHISISFVPTEGSIVSLAVRKGDSEQTVIQYAQSNGALTVDRRASGNISYNSAAGGIHTATFSPDSNNVAHLRVLVDMCSVEVFGGAGEVVISDLIFPSESSNRLSLSTTGGNVVLQSVEIRSVA, from the coding sequence ATGATTACATATCTCAGCCACAAGGCCTGGTTCATGCCTTATCCTACGAAGTTCGTGGGCCTTGCTTTAATCTCTCTTCTCACTTGCCTCACCCAAGCTGACGACTTTCGTCCTCTTTATCACTTCGTCCCAGAACAAAACTGGATGAATGAACCCAATGGCCTCATCAAGATCGGTTCCCAATGGCACCTCTTCTTCCAGCACAATCCCACCGGAAACTTTTGGGGTAACCTGAGCTGGGGCCATGCGACCAGTACTGACTTGATTGACTGGAACCATCTCCCTGTCGCAATCTCGAGTGCCAATGGGGTTCAAGCCTTCACAGGGACCTCTTACTTTGATGAGGCTAATACATCTGGTCTTGGAACATCTGAAAACCCACCGTACCTTGCCTTTTATACTGGGTACTTTCCAGACACCGGAGTACAGGATCAGAGACTTGCTTATAGCCTAGACCAAGGGGAGACTTGGATCAAGTACAGCGAAAACCCGATCATCTCGCAGGCACAGGAGAAACCGCACGACATTACCGGTGGCTTAGAGACGCGAGACCCCAAGGTCTTCTTTGACGCTGCAACAAAAACTTGGGTCATGGTCCTCGCGCATGGAGGACAAAACAAATTGTCATTCTGGACATCTCCTGACGCCAAGACTTGGACCTGGCATAACGATCTCACCGATGACGGTATTCCCGGACTTCCCAGTGATATCACAGGCTGGGAAGTGCCTGATCTCTTTAATCTACCCGTCGAGGGTTCTTCAGACACTAAATGGGTCCTGATAGTTACTCCTGCCCAGGGGTCTCCCGCGGGTGGCAATGGCGTTTTTGCAGTCACTGGCTCGTTTGACGGCGCCACCTTCACCCTCGACCCTGTTGATCCAACCAACATGTGGCTAGATTTTGGGCGTGATTGGGATGGTGTTTATAGCTGGGAAAATGTGCCCACGTCCGATGGCCGTAAGATCCTTGCTTCGGTCATGAACAGCTATGGAGTCGACCCGCCAACCAATGCTTGGAAGGGCATGCTGTCGTTCCCACGTACTTTGCAGCTGCGAGAGATTGGTGGCGAGTTGCGCTTTATTCAGCAGCCTGTCATCGAACTCGAATCTGTCGGTACATCTCTTGGCAACATAGCAAATCAGACTCTCGAGCCAGGGACCACGCTCTTGTCTGACTATCGCGGAACTGCGTTACATATCAGCATCTCTTTTGTTCCTACTGAAGGCTCCATCGTATCCCTAGCAGTCCGCAAAGGAGACTCGGAACAAACCGTCATCCAGTATGCTCAATCCAATGGCGCCCTAACTGTTGATCGCCGTGCCAGTGGCAATATTTCATACAACTCGGCGGCCGGTGGTATTCACACAGCGACATTCTCGCCAGATTCTAACAATGTAGCACACCTGCGGGTTCTAGTAGACATGTGTTCGGTGGAGGTATTTGGGGGAGCTGGCGAAGTGGTCATTTCGGACCTGATATTTCCAAGCGAAAGCTCTAACAGACTGTCTCTATCCACGACTGGAGGAAATGTCGTCTTACAGTCCGTTGAAATACGCTCTGTCGCATGA
- a CDS encoding glycosyl hydrolase: MIYSALLPLAATLAAGASLPHFKNCHLKSYPGPENPSFETGNLEGWEVVSGTAFGKDSISTDLSYWDGPFHQDGKKFLLGFKQAGETAVGELKSSTFRASSALSFLIGGGYDPDNLYVALVRESDRKTLLKQTATNDEALIRIIWDTSKWQGQKVHIVVHDSSKSESWGHINIDDVRVGCHALGEDKDLSFNILGQANQAPRGSSACSSYAADPTRPQYHYTPFQGWINDPAGLVEFHGTHHLFSQYYPNAPLWGPMHWAHATSTDSVHWREQPVALYPAKVSNSSDDSGRFTGSAVVDKKKNELRLILTDYINLAYHPDAVQESVITATSKDGVRFNLSKKPIISGPPKGEDPFFRDPKVFRDPTDNNWKMAVGATNGKSGQVQLYESDDLVSWSHVGILYTGDGSTGKLWECPNFFPLGDKWVLFYGGNGLGWYETGTYNGTTFTSEKRGLVDEGPASYAMQWYKDESGRDLAITWMANWPSPKWPSRVNGWAGQQSITRELFIRKDGGLGQRPIAELKSLASGPAKKFGATKVTSEGFHVGSSKSARLTLVADLASSDATSFTVSVFESAGESVLLTFDKGAGSLTLDTTNAGYGQAGKWKAFVANADDKKFSLDIFLDRSVLEIFAGDGTVFSATVFPRYQESQDISVVANGGALAVESIALTPLGSSWC, encoded by the coding sequence ATGATTTATTCCGCTCTTCTACCACTCGCCGCCACCTTGGCTGCAGGAGCTTCCCTCCCTCACTTTAAAAACTGTCATCTCAAAAGCTATCCAGGCCCTGAAAACCCAAGTTTTGAGACTGGCAACCTCGAGGGATGGGAAGTTGTCAGCGGCACTGCATTCGGCAAAGACTCCATCTCCACCGATCTATCATACTGGGATGGCCCCTTCCATCAGGATGGCAAGAAATTTCTCCTAGGCTTTAAACAAGCCGGTGAGACAGCCGTTGGGGAACTCAAGTCAAGCACCTTCAGAGCCAGCTCTGCCTTGAGCTTCCTAATCGGAGGTGGCTATGATCCTGACAACCTCTACGTTGCTCTTGTGCGCGAGTCGGATAGGAAGACCCTTCTCAAGCAGACGGCCACCAACGACGAGGCTCTCATTCGCATCATCTGGGACACGAGCAAGTGGCAGGGCCAGAAGGTGCATATCGTCGTGCATGACAGCAGCAAGTCAGAATCCTGGGGCCACATCAACATTGACGACGTTCGTGTTGGTTGCCATGCCCTTGGAGAAGACAAGGATCTCTCCTTCAACATACTCGGCCAGGCAAATCAAGCCCCTCGCGGCTCCTCCGCTTGCTCCTCCTATGCTGCAGACCCCACTAGACCTCAGTACCACTACACACCCTTCCAAGGGTGGATCAACGACCCCGCTGGTCTGGTCGAGTTTCATGGCACTCATCACCTGTTTAGCCAATACTACCCCAATGCGCCGCTGTGGGGTCCTATGCATTGGGCCCATGCCACGAGTACTGATTCGGTTCACTGGCGTGAGCAGCCTGTTGCATTGTACCCTGCCAAAGTGAGCAACTCTAGTGACGATTCTGGCCGCTTTACTGGGAGTGCAGTCgtcgacaagaagaagaacgagtTGCGGCTTATTTTGACTGACTACATCAACCTTGCCTACCACCCTGACGCAGTTCAGGAAAGTGTAATCACGGCTACGAGCAAAGATGGGGTCAGGTTCAATCTGTCCAAGAAACCGATCATTTCCGGCCCTCCAAAAGGAGAAGATCCCTTCTTCCGAGACCCCAAGGTCTTTCGTGACCCAACCGACAACAACTGGAAAATGGCTGTTGGCGCCACCAACGGCAAGAGTGGCCAAGTACAGCTGTACGAATCCGATGACCTCGTGTCTTGGTCCCATGTCGGTATTCTCTATACTGGCGACGGCAGCACTGGAAAACTATGGGAGTGTCCCAACTTCTTCCCACTGGGCGATAAATGGGTTCTCTTTTATGGCGGAAATGGACTCGGTTGGTACGAGACTGGCACGTATAATGGAACGACGTTCACAAGCGAAAAGCGCGGACTGGTTGATGAGGGCCCTGCTAGTTACGCTATGCAGTGGTACAAGGATGAGTCAGGCCGCGATCTGGCGATTACCTGGATGGCAAATTGGCCTAGTCCCAAGTGGCCCAGTCGTGTGAACGGATGGGCTGGACAACAATCCATTACACGCGAGCTATTTATCCGCAAAGATGGTGGTTTGGGTCAACGTCCAATTGCGGAGCTGAAGAGTCTTGCATCTGGCCCGGCCAAGAAATTTGGAGCTACGAAGGTTACATCAGAAGGTTTCCATGTCGGAAGCTCCAAGAGCGCTAGACTCACCCTTGTCGCCGATCTCGCTTCGTCGGATGCCACATCCTTTACCGTCTCAGTCTTTGAGTCTGCCGGTGAATCCGTACTGCTGACATTCGATAAAGGCGCTGGAAGTCTCACCCTTGACACTACTAATGCTGGCTATGGTCAGGCAGGAAAGTGGAAAGCCTTTGTTGCTAATGCGGACGACAAGAAGTTCAGCTTGGATATCTTTCTTGATAGATCTGTTCTTGAGATTTTCGCAGGTGATGGAACCGTGTTTTCGGCCACTGTCTTTCCTAGGTATCAGGAGTCGCAGGATATTAGCGTAGTTGCGAATGGAGGTGCTTTGGCAGTGGAGTCGATTGCGCTTACGCCACTCGGCTCTAGCTGGTGTTGA
- a CDS encoding general substrate transporter yields MTLIHGVDYSVVDPDNKWKILRSQSRFALWALLISTGVVMQGFDIVAGGQLAALPEFREKFGVLKSDGTYLIPAHYLSAWNSIAPATEIVATFIFAPLLERFGRKWGILAASIISVAGVLLQQLAPDWRMHLAGRGVNGIAIGMMFTISPLWIGETCRPELRGFFLCFFNTSIVFGQFAIVIVSQGSSHISGKWQWWLPVVAMYIFPLILTISWPFFPESPYWLIRRGRVGDAKKALRRIYGFNDTEYYDIEVRRIEEEIRLTNDLHGNVDNTPPKRILGINVQAETECFNKLNRKRTFTAIFAASAQQMIGATFVIGYATYFLELIGVKDYFGASIALYVVMLVASTAAFPLTEIFGRRFLIVGPQFVLCLMLLIMGILGCIPDTKRASWGIVGMLYVWALIYQLSIGATGFVLASEIATMRLRAATQGFITITNSVWGLIMQFTVPYMINPDAGDLGGKVGFIFLATGLIAGFGGWWLFPETKGLSFEKMDELYAMNVPPRKFKETVARSDGLETVLTDTKTSKGVVIVERA; encoded by the exons ATGACCCTAATTCATGG AGTGGATTATTCCGTTGTCGATCCAGACAACAAATGGAAAATTCTTAGGTCGCAGTCGCGGTTTGCCCTTTGGG CTCTGCTGATCTCGACTGGCGTTGTCATGCAAGGGTTTGACATCGTGGCCGGCGGTCAGCTCGCTGCTTTGCCTGAATTTAGGGAAAAGTTCGGAGTGCTCAAGTCGGACGGTACCTACCTCATTCCGGCTCACTATCTCTCCGCCTGGAACTCGATCGCCCCCGCTACCGAAATCGTCGCTACCTTTATCTTTGCGCCGTTACTCGAACGGTTCGGTCGAAAATGGGGCATTTTGGCAGCATCTATCATCTCAGTTGCTGGGgtccttctccaacaactTGCTCCAGACTGGAGGATGCATCTGGCAGGACGGGGTGTCAACGGTATCGCGATCGGTATGATGTTCACCATCTCGCCTCTATGGATTGGCGAGACTTGCCGTCCCGAGCTCCGTGGCTTCTTTCTGTGCTTCTTCAATACTAGTATCGTCTTCGGCCAGTTTGCTATCGTCATTGTAAGCCAGGGGAGCAGTCACATTTCTGGCAAATGGCAATGGTGGCTTCCTGTCGTGGCTATGTACATTTTCCCTC TCATCTTAACCATATCCTGGCCTTTCTTCCCCGAGTCCCCCTATTGGCTTATCAGACGTGGCCGAGTAGGCGATGCTAAGAAAGCACTCCGCCGTATATATGGTTTCAACGATACCGAATACTACGATATAGAAGTCAGACGCATCGAGGAAGAAATTCGACTCACCAACGACCTGCATGGTAACGTTGACAACACACCTCCAAAGAGAATCTTGGGCATCAACGTACAAGCGGAAACAGAATGCTTCAACAAACTTAACCGAAAGCGTACTTTTACTGCTATTTTTGCTGCCTCAGCTCAACAAATGATTGGAGCAACCTTTGTAATCGGCTACGCTACATACTTCCTTGAACTCATCGGCGTCAAAGACTATTTTGGCGCCTCGATCGCTTTATATGTTGTTATGCTTGTCGCTAGCACTGCCGCGTTTCCCCTCACAGAGATATTTGGTCGTCGATTTCTCATTGTCGGTCCCCAGTTCGTACTCTGCTTGATGCTACTGATCATGGGAATCCTGGGATGCATTCCCGATACGAAAAGGGCAAGCTGGGGTATCGTGGGCATGCTGTATGTTTGGGCGCTGATCTATCAGCTCTCAATCGGCGCCACGGGATTTGTCCTGGCGTCGGAAATTGCAACCATGCGGCTCAGAGCGGCGACCCAAggcttcatcaccatcactaACTCGGTATGGGGTCTGATCATGCAGTTTACAGTCCCGTATATGATTAATCCCGACGCCGGAGACCTGGGCGGAAAGGTCGGGTTTATATTCTTGGCTACTGGATTGATCGCCGGTTTCGGCGGCTGGTGGTTGTTTCCCGAAACCAAAGGTCTTTCATTTGAGAAGATGGACGAGCTTTACGCCATGAACGTCCCTCCTAGGAAGTTTAAAGAGACTGTTGCAAGGTCTGATGGTCTAGAGACTGTTTTGACTGATACAAAGACATCTAAAGGCGTAGTTATAGTAGAGAGAGCTTAG